Proteins co-encoded in one Halorussus lipolyticus genomic window:
- a CDS encoding DUF5787 family protein: MSDADPDADPEFVFELRTCRWAEREWPPDSADGKTDCPAIVARQLGTGRRRWDTIVVEVNPEGVRRRANFGRERLDSDLLDVVRDAPADWEWYREALPHPGYPWRYVRESIHRADDRGILDVRKRNNRIQIRRKWAYPDWVERIVAIENKPDLDASAARNLRPQLEYDVALSLADEVWVATRATDEEVEPALLESVPVEAGILTLDSDSRSATVEWFPRDLDADAPGTRVLERGESDGEYGSSAARFEYADPEWKADKRLEIAERAYEKGWRSFAETMRPDCRHFQMRREDRTLLPYCAAKNCHQTSSECSGSCPEFSPEPPQWRTKGWPIEGGPGKGIRTLLENRCERNRPGSDS, translated from the coding sequence GTGAGCGACGCGGACCCAGACGCCGACCCCGAGTTCGTCTTCGAGTTGCGGACCTGCCGGTGGGCCGAGCGCGAGTGGCCGCCCGACTCGGCCGATGGAAAAACGGACTGTCCCGCCATCGTCGCCCGACAACTCGGAACCGGACGCAGGCGCTGGGACACCATCGTCGTGGAGGTCAATCCGGAGGGCGTCCGCCGCCGGGCCAACTTCGGCCGCGAGCGCCTCGACTCGGACCTGCTGGACGTGGTTCGGGACGCCCCGGCCGACTGGGAGTGGTACCGCGAGGCCCTCCCGCATCCGGGCTACCCGTGGCGCTACGTCCGCGAGTCCATCCACCGCGCCGACGACCGCGGGATTCTCGACGTGCGAAAGCGCAACAACCGCATCCAGATTCGCCGCAAGTGGGCCTACCCCGACTGGGTGGAGCGCATCGTCGCCATCGAGAACAAGCCGGATTTGGACGCCAGCGCCGCCCGGAACCTCCGGCCCCAACTGGAGTACGACGTGGCGCTGTCGCTGGCCGACGAGGTGTGGGTCGCCACCCGCGCGACCGACGAGGAGGTCGAACCCGCCCTGCTCGAAAGCGTCCCGGTCGAGGCTGGCATCCTGACGCTCGATAGCGATTCTCGGTCGGCCACAGTCGAGTGGTTCCCGCGAGACCTCGACGCCGACGCGCCCGGAACCAGAGTCCTCGAACGCGGGGAGAGCGATGGGGAGTATGGCTCCTCGGCGGCCCGCTTCGAGTACGCCGACCCCGAGTGGAAGGCGGACAAGCGCCTCGAAATCGCCGAACGCGCCTACGAGAAGGGCTGGCGGTCGTTCGCCGAGACGATGCGCCCGGACTGTCGGCACTTCCAGATGCGCCGCGAGGACCGGACCCTCCTGCCCTACTGCGCGGCCAAGAACTGCCACCAGACCAGTTCGGAGTGTTCGGGGTCGTGCCCGGAGTTCTCACCGGAGCCACCGCAATGGCGGACGAAGGGGTGGCCCATCGAGGGCGGACCGGGCAAGGGAATTCGGACGTTGCTGGAGAACCGGTGCGAGCGCAACCGACCGGGGAGCGATTCGTGA
- a CDS encoding MFS transporter: MALLGTDRRVLTLAFARMIDAVGNSFLIVVLPQFLDDVILDTPGGGAEFLGIAVAQSILIGVALSLFGFLNSFGQPFTGRLSDRTGKRKAFILAGLALLGVASGAYVFADSYAAVLGLRMLQGVGAALAIPATVALVNELATDATRGGNFGVFNTFRLIGFGFGPLIAGFLIELGPYATPAGTVSGFTAAFGLALLGAATSFGLVAVFVEDPEDTRARAGDELAVSVSDPDDAGLDPVFTLGVATLFMAIGIGLFATLEPQLSTRLSQGSVVFALEFAAVVIANVVFQVPIGRASDTYGRRPFLVWGFVLLVPALFAQGFVTTPAGMITARFVQGIAVAMVFAPSLALAGDLAKEGESGTKLSILTMAFGLGTAIGPLASGFLVTFGFVWPFVFGGVLAALGLVLVYTQVEETVSGAEEIAAVSPQD, translated from the coding sequence ATGGCGCTGTTGGGAACCGACAGGCGCGTGTTGACCCTCGCGTTCGCTCGGATGATAGATGCGGTGGGGAACTCGTTTCTCATCGTCGTCCTGCCGCAGTTCTTGGACGACGTAATCTTGGACACGCCGGGCGGCGGCGCGGAGTTTCTGGGCATCGCGGTCGCCCAGTCGATTCTCATCGGGGTCGCGCTCTCGCTGTTCGGGTTCCTCAACAGTTTCGGCCAACCGTTCACCGGGCGACTCTCCGACCGGACCGGCAAGCGCAAGGCGTTCATCCTCGCGGGACTGGCCTTGCTGGGCGTCGCCAGCGGGGCCTACGTCTTCGCCGATAGCTACGCCGCGGTGCTGGGCCTCCGGATGTTGCAGGGGGTCGGCGCGGCGCTGGCGATTCCCGCGACGGTGGCGCTGGTCAACGAACTGGCGACCGACGCGACCCGCGGCGGCAACTTCGGCGTGTTCAACACCTTCCGACTCATCGGCTTCGGGTTCGGCCCGCTCATCGCGGGGTTTCTCATCGAGTTGGGTCCCTACGCGACTCCCGCGGGGACCGTCTCGGGGTTCACCGCGGCGTTCGGACTGGCCTTGCTGGGCGCGGCGACGAGCTTCGGCTTGGTCGCCGTCTTCGTCGAGGACCCCGAGGACACCAGAGCCAGAGCGGGCGACGAACTCGCGGTGTCGGTGAGCGACCCCGACGACGCGGGTCTCGACCCGGTGTTCACCCTCGGCGTCGCCACGCTGTTCATGGCCATCGGCATCGGCCTGTTTGCAACCTTGGAGCCACAACTTTCGACGCGACTCTCGCAGGGGTCGGTGGTGTTCGCGCTCGAATTCGCGGCGGTCGTCATCGCCAACGTCGTCTTTCAGGTCCCAATCGGGCGGGCCAGCGACACCTACGGGCGGCGGCCCTTCCTCGTCTGGGGGTTCGTCCTGCTGGTTCCGGCGCTGTTCGCGCAGGGGTTCGTGACGACGCCCGCCGGGATGATTACCGCCCGATTCGTGCAGGGCATCGCGGTGGCGATGGTGTTCGCGCCCTCGCTGGCGCTGGCCGGTGACTTGGCGAAGGAGGGCGAGTCGGGCACGAAGCTCTCGATTCTCACGATGGCGTTCGGGTTGGGGACCGCCATCGGCCCGCTGGCGTCGGGCTTTCTGGTCACGTTCGGGTTCGTCTGGCCCTTCGTCTTCGGCGGGGTACTGGCGGCGCTGGGGCTGGTGCTGGTCTACACGCAGGTCGAGGAGACCGTCTCAGGTGCCGAAGAAATCGCGGCGGTGAGTCCGCAGGACTGA
- a CDS encoding DUF5797 family protein, which translates to MTLSDEARERLADLVELQPTKNSELQERWGLESGSEVHQYLESELKEYYYRDDNSLIRANKEAAEMVDVEPGVVDDEGEGTPEAIRVPRLQQQVFAVVAGPDEESESVVSVLQKLRAEFDVDPPAEDVRSALQSLRRKGVVEVVYRTVPTFRLTVERDSVEVSVAE; encoded by the coding sequence ATGACTCTCTCTGACGAGGCCCGCGAGCGCCTCGCCGACCTCGTGGAGCTACAGCCGACCAAGAACTCGGAGCTACAGGAACGGTGGGGCCTCGAAAGCGGTAGCGAGGTCCACCAGTACCTCGAAAGCGAACTCAAGGAGTACTACTATCGGGACGACAACAGCCTTATTCGGGCGAACAAGGAGGCCGCCGAGATGGTGGACGTGGAACCCGGCGTGGTGGACGACGAGGGCGAGGGCACGCCCGAGGCCATCCGAGTGCCGCGACTCCAACAACAGGTGTTCGCCGTCGTGGCCGGCCCCGACGAGGAGTCCGAGAGCGTCGTCTCGGTCCTCCAGAAACTCCGCGCCGAGTTCGACGTGGACCCGCCGGCCGAGGACGTGCGCTCGGCGCTCCAGTCGCTCCGCCGGAAGGGCGTCGTGGAAGTCGTCTACCGGACCGTGCCGACGTTCAGACTGACCGTCGAGCGCGATTCGGTCGAGGTGTCGGTCGCGGAATAG
- a CDS encoding LysE family translocator, which yields MLDFVVSALAGVALGLSLAAPPGPMNAIIAEESVLRGWGSGFRAGLGALSADACFFVLALLGVVTVVRDVPVVQQALFGFGGLLMLYFAYGTATDANAAFGGDAATDGAGDVAGDADSKGFRKAFVLALTNPYQILWWLTAGVGLLDPGTYTIGALGDVAVSTGSPIIVVGFFGGIAVWITGFPAALVTVGRRVDAFAPLVAYLSAVVLALAGLSFLSKATGILA from the coding sequence ATGCTCGATTTCGTGGTTTCGGCGCTGGCCGGGGTCGCGCTCGGCCTCTCGCTGGCGGCCCCGCCCGGTCCGATGAACGCCATCATCGCCGAGGAGAGCGTCCTCCGCGGATGGGGGTCGGGATTCCGGGCCGGACTCGGCGCGCTGTCGGCCGACGCCTGCTTCTTCGTCCTCGCGCTGTTGGGTGTCGTCACTGTGGTCCGGGACGTGCCGGTCGTCCAGCAGGCGCTGTTCGGTTTCGGCGGCCTGCTGATGCTCTACTTCGCCTACGGCACGGCCACCGACGCCAACGCCGCGTTCGGGGGTGATGCCGCGACGGACGGCGCAGGCGACGTAGCCGGGGATGCGGACAGCAAGGGCTTCCGGAAGGCGTTCGTGCTGGCGCTGACCAACCCCTACCAGATTCTCTGGTGGCTGACCGCGGGCGTCGGCCTGCTCGACCCCGGCACGTACACAATCGGTGCGCTCGGCGATGTCGCCGTCTCGACCGGAAGCCCGATTATCGTGGTCGGATTCTTCGGCGGCATCGCGGTGTGGATTACCGGGTTCCCGGCCGCGCTGGTGACGGTCGGTCGGCGGGTGGACGCCTTCGCGCCACTCGTGGCCTATCTGAGTGCCGTGGTGCTGGCGCTGGCGGGACTGTCCTTCCTCTCGAAGGCGACCGGGATTTTGGCGTAG
- a CDS encoding bis(5'-nucleosyl)-tetraphosphatase, with the protein MTVEATSAGAILYRDTRGRREYLLLKSRPGDWEFPKGGVEGDEELQQTAIREVKEEAGIQDFRLLDGFRDDYDYVFEANGNTIHKTVHLFIAKSYEASAELSHEHRDHQWRDYDQAINTITQDGPREILEDAHEFLNEKEENGDV; encoded by the coding sequence ATGACGGTTGAAGCTACGTCCGCGGGCGCAATCCTCTACCGGGATACCCGCGGTCGCCGGGAATACCTCCTTCTCAAGTCCCGTCCGGGCGACTGGGAGTTCCCCAAAGGCGGCGTGGAGGGGGACGAAGAGCTACAGCAAACAGCCATACGCGAAGTGAAAGAAGAGGCGGGCATTCAGGACTTCCGCCTGCTGGACGGCTTTCGGGACGACTACGACTACGTGTTCGAGGCCAACGGGAACACCATCCACAAGACGGTTCACCTGTTCATCGCCAAGTCCTACGAGGCCAGCGCGGAACTCAGCCACGAACACCGCGACCACCAGTGGCGCGACTACGACCAAGCCATCAACACCATCACGCAGGACGGCCCGCGCGAAATTCTCGAAGACGCCCACGAGTTCCTGAACGAGAAAGAGGAGAACGGCGACGTGTAG
- a CDS encoding universal stress protein, which translates to MEPSHVLVPLDGSPLADDALVFALDTFDCEITVLNVVTPLDDSMSEGGLLEPDEERRAEARSRAETIIDRAKRRAAEADRSVETAIETGDPAETIAEFTEDHAADHIVMGGHGGERGEIARRLLGTVATKVVGEAPVSVTVVR; encoded by the coding sequence ATGGAACCCTCGCACGTCCTCGTTCCCCTCGACGGGTCGCCGCTGGCCGACGACGCGCTTGTCTTCGCGCTCGACACCTTCGACTGCGAGATTACGGTCCTGAACGTCGTCACGCCGCTGGACGATTCGATGAGCGAGGGCGGCCTCCTCGAACCCGACGAGGAGCGCCGGGCCGAGGCCCGCTCTCGCGCGGAGACCATCATCGACCGCGCCAAGCGCCGCGCCGCCGAGGCCGACCGAAGCGTCGAAACCGCCATCGAGACCGGCGACCCGGCCGAGACCATCGCGGAGTTCACCGAGGACCACGCCGCGGACCACATCGTCATGGGCGGCCACGGCGGCGAACGCGGCGAGATTGCGCGTCGGCTTCTGGGGACGGTTGCGACGAAAGTCGTCGGCGAGGCTCCCGTCTCGGTGACTGTCGTACGTTGA
- a CDS encoding metal-dependent transcriptional regulator, translating to MLSDVMEDYLKSIYALQQEDGGPVATSAIAEYLDVTSPTVTSMVEKLEDRGLVEREKYKGVELTEEGETVALEVLRHHRLLESYLTEHLDYSWSEVHDEADTLEHHISEEFERRVAEVLDDPEVDPHGDPIPSADLTPPEDDATTPLSDHEAGASLVVSRVSDRDEEELRYLADAGIAPGTNLEVVDVAPFGMVTVRFAGNGEREQSLPENVARSIRVRPADSTADSESGDDDENGEEIEA from the coding sequence ATGTTGAGCGACGTGATGGAGGACTACCTCAAGTCGATTTACGCCCTCCAACAAGAGGACGGCGGGCCGGTCGCTACCTCGGCCATCGCCGAGTACCTCGACGTGACCTCACCGACCGTGACCAGCATGGTCGAGAAACTCGAAGACCGGGGCCTCGTCGAGCGCGAGAAGTACAAGGGGGTGGAACTCACCGAGGAGGGCGAGACGGTGGCCCTCGAAGTGCTTCGCCACCATCGCCTCCTCGAATCCTACCTGACCGAGCATCTCGACTACTCGTGGAGCGAGGTCCACGACGAGGCCGACACCCTCGAACACCACATCAGCGAGGAGTTCGAGCGCCGGGTCGCCGAGGTGCTGGACGACCCCGAGGTGGACCCCCACGGCGACCCCATCCCGAGCGCCGACCTCACGCCGCCCGAGGACGACGCCACCACGCCCCTCTCGGACCACGAGGCCGGGGCCTCGCTGGTCGTCTCGCGGGTCAGCGACCGCGACGAGGAGGAACTGCGCTACCTCGCCGACGCGGGCATCGCGCCCGGAACTAACCTCGAAGTCGTGGACGTGGCCCCTTTCGGGATGGTGACGGTCCGGTTCGCCGGGAACGGCGAGCGAGAGCAGAGCCTCCCCGAGAACGTCGCCCGGTCCATCCGGGTCCGGCCCGCCGATTCGACCGCCGATTCCGAGAGCGGCGACGACGACGAGAACGGCGAGGAGATAGAGGCCTGA
- a CDS encoding threonine synthase, translated as METTDAFVGLTCVDCGETFDAEETTHRCPDCDGILDPEYDYDEIDLSREDLESRRFESMWRYEELLPFPRTAAVSMDEGATQLVECPNLADELGVGRVLFKDEGRNPTGTFKDRGQTAAITAAVQHGATDVALNSAGNAGQSASAYAARAGLDSHVFLPSRAGFTNKAMVNVHGGDMKVVEGRIGDAGEAYADAMAENDDWYSVKTFVTPYRHEGKKTMLYEIVEQNDWEVPDAVVYPTGGGVGLVGMHKGAKELRDLGLIDEIPSMYAAQSSGCAPVVEAFEEDKDVHEVWETPDTICGGIEIPNPGASPLILDALRESDGGAVATSDEDILDSAITVAQHEGLEMGATCAAAASGAWELARRGEFDEDDTIVLLNTGAGNKDDDVLRSHLMSKGI; from the coding sequence ATGGAAACGACCGACGCCTTCGTCGGCCTGACGTGTGTCGATTGCGGCGAGACGTTCGACGCCGAGGAGACCACCCACCGGTGTCCCGACTGTGACGGCATTCTGGACCCCGAGTACGACTACGACGAAATCGACCTGTCGCGCGAGGACCTCGAATCGCGGCGCTTCGAGTCGATGTGGCGCTACGAGGAGCTACTGCCCTTCCCCCGGACCGCGGCCGTCTCGATGGACGAGGGCGCGACCCAACTCGTGGAGTGCCCGAACCTCGCCGACGAGTTGGGCGTCGGGCGCGTCCTGTTCAAGGACGAGGGGCGCAACCCCACGGGCACGTTCAAGGACCGCGGCCAGACCGCGGCCATCACCGCGGCGGTCCAACACGGCGCGACCGACGTGGCGCTGAACTCGGCGGGCAACGCCGGGCAGTCCGCCTCGGCCTACGCCGCCCGCGCTGGCCTCGATTCGCACGTCTTCCTGCCCTCTCGGGCCGGGTTCACCAACAAGGCGATGGTCAACGTCCACGGCGGCGACATGAAAGTCGTGGAAGGCAGAATCGGTGACGCCGGAGAGGCCTACGCCGACGCGATGGCCGAGAACGACGACTGGTACTCGGTCAAGACGTTCGTCACCCCCTACCGCCACGAGGGCAAGAAGACGATGCTCTACGAAATCGTGGAACAGAACGACTGGGAGGTCCCCGACGCGGTGGTCTACCCGACCGGCGGCGGCGTCGGCCTCGTCGGGATGCACAAGGGCGCGAAGGAACTCCGGGATTTGGGCCTCATTGACGAGATTCCCTCGATGTACGCGGCCCAGTCGTCCGGATGCGCCCCCGTCGTGGAGGCTTTCGAGGAGGACAAGGACGTTCACGAGGTCTGGGAGACCCCCGACACCATCTGCGGCGGCATCGAGATTCCAAATCCCGGCGCGAGTCCCCTCATCCTCGACGCCCTGCGCGAGAGCGACGGCGGCGCAGTCGCAACCAGCGACGAGGACATCCTCGACAGCGCCATCACGGTCGCCCAACACGAGGGCTTAGAGATGGGCGCAACCTGCGCGGCGGCCGCCTCCGGCGCGTGGGAACTCGCCCGCAGAGGCGAGTTCGATGAGGACGACACCATCGTCCTCCTCAACACCGGGGCAGGAAACAAGGACGACGACGTTCTCCGCAGTCACCTGATGAGCAAGGGAATTTAA
- a CDS encoding DUF7513 family protein, with protein sequence MSLREKYLAGWWFRTNKPSFEPGEEISAFVTGYNGATPVARVGDTILRVEDAPEDVLDTRVRLRVEEFDDNDHHGTATYLETVGQSSF encoded by the coding sequence ATGAGCCTCCGCGAGAAGTACCTCGCTGGCTGGTGGTTCCGCACGAACAAGCCGTCCTTCGAACCGGGCGAGGAGATTTCGGCGTTCGTGACGGGGTACAACGGAGCCACCCCCGTCGCCCGCGTCGGCGACACGATTCTTCGTGTCGAGGACGCACCCGAGGATGTCCTCGACACTCGCGTCAGACTCCGCGTCGAGGAGTTCGACGACAACGACCACCACGGGACCGCGACGTATCTGGAGACGGTCGGCCAGTCGTCGTTCTGA
- a CDS encoding uS10/mL48 family ribosomal protein, giving the protein MTFVTRIRLQSGNRPALETIVDEIRSKAEQKGAELRGPHSAPPERLSVPQYKSTAGDETRQFRSWDYTVYTRQLEIVGHNKLARQVTEFDFPEGVHIEVELEQIEQMA; this is encoded by the coding sequence ATGACCTTTGTAACCAGAATCCGGCTTCAGAGCGGGAATCGCCCCGCGCTGGAGACCATCGTAGACGAGATTCGCTCGAAAGCAGAACAGAAAGGCGCGGAACTCCGCGGGCCACACTCGGCACCGCCGGAGCGACTCAGCGTGCCACAGTACAAATCGACTGCCGGCGACGAGACCCGACAGTTCCGGTCGTGGGACTACACGGTCTACACCCGACAACTCGAAATCGTCGGCCACAACAAACTCGCCCGACAGGTCACCGAGTTCGACTTCCCCGAGGGCGTCCACATCGAGGTCGAGTTAGAGCAAATCGAACAGATGGCCTGA
- a CDS encoding inorganic phosphate transporter, which produces MAGLVFWALVALATLTGLFTAWALGANSNSPPFAPAIGANAISTMRAAFLIGILAALGALTQGGSISDTVGAGLIDGVAITSLAATAGLLTATAFMAFGVYSGYPVPAAFATTGAMIGVGLSLGGTPAFDTYRRIATFWALVPPVSGGLAYLTATVLRRDDIPETVSVPLLAGLVGAIVANVELSVIPSPSGAEQGSLAGYFAGFVETPAFAGVEIAAVAATLLFAAVSFVFIRRRTQVSVDKGVKTFLVALGSVVAFSSGGSQVGLATGPLENLYRAELGLPGIVLLAIGATGILAGAWMGAPRLLQATSREYAQLGIRRSIAALVPGFVIAQAAIALGIPISFNNIIISGVIGGGLAGGSAGVSRRKIGVTLAFWVITLVSSVAVGYGLYWAFAQVLA; this is translated from the coding sequence GTGGCAGGTCTCGTCTTCTGGGCGCTGGTCGCGCTGGCCACGCTCACCGGGTTGTTCACGGCGTGGGCGCTCGGCGCGAACAGCAATTCGCCGCCCTTCGCGCCCGCCATCGGAGCGAACGCGATTTCGACCATGCGGGCCGCCTTCCTCATCGGGATTCTGGCCGCGCTGGGCGCGCTGACGCAGGGCGGGAGCATCTCGGACACGGTGGGCGCGGGCCTCATCGACGGGGTGGCAATCACCTCGCTGGCGGCGACGGCGGGCCTGCTCACCGCGACGGCGTTCATGGCGTTCGGCGTCTACTCCGGCTATCCGGTCCCGGCGGCGTTCGCCACGACCGGGGCGATGATAGGCGTCGGCCTATCGCTGGGCGGCACTCCGGCGTTCGACACCTACCGGCGAATCGCCACGTTCTGGGCGCTCGTGCCGCCGGTCTCCGGCGGGTTGGCCTACCTGACCGCGACCGTCCTCCGGCGCGACGACATCCCCGAGACGGTGAGCGTTCCCCTGCTGGCCGGGTTGGTCGGAGCCATCGTGGCCAACGTCGAGTTGAGCGTGATTCCCTCGCCCTCGGGGGCCGAGCAGGGGTCGCTCGCTGGCTACTTCGCGGGATTCGTGGAGACGCCGGCGTTCGCTGGCGTCGAGATTGCGGCGGTGGCCGCGACCCTACTCTTTGCGGCCGTGAGCTTCGTCTTCATCCGGCGGCGGACGCAGGTGTCGGTGGATAAGGGCGTCAAGACGTTTCTGGTGGCGCTCGGGAGCGTCGTCGCCTTCTCCAGCGGCGGGAGTCAGGTCGGTCTGGCCACGGGACCGCTGGAGAACCTCTACCGGGCGGAACTCGGCCTGCCGGGCATCGTCCTGCTGGCCATCGGCGCGACCGGGATTCTGGCCGGGGCGTGGATGGGTGCTCCTCGGCTCTTGCAGGCGACCTCGCGGGAGTACGCTCAACTCGGGATTCGGCGCTCCATCGCCGCGCTGGTGCCGGGATTCGTCATCGCGCAGGCCGCCATCGCGCTCGGGATTCCCATCTCGTTCAACAACATCATCATCTCGGGGGTCATCGGCGGCGGCCTCGCCGGAGGTTCAGCGGGCGTCTCGCGCCGGAAAATCGGGGTGACGCTCGCGTTCTGGGTCATCACGCTGGTCTCGTCGGTCGCGGTGGGATACGGTCTCTACTGGGCCTTCGCGCAGGTTCTGGCCTGA
- a CDS encoding enoyl-CoA hydratase/isomerase family protein has protein sequence MSDWETISLDYDEDVATLTVDRPDRLNALNVDTLEAIEEALAEAESEDVGALVLTGAGDDAFIAGADISYMQDLSTPEAQAYAELGHRVADKIETFPAPVIAAINGYAFGGGCELALACDLRVAAESAVLGQTEIDLGIIPGWGGTQRLPRLVGDEMARRLIFFGERIDAQDANEHGLVGEIVAGDQLDDHVAELATDLAAKPTYALSAAKEALNQAHETGQDAGLRYERRLWSGLFGTHDQREGMEAFLEDREPDFE, from the coding sequence ATGTCCGATTGGGAGACCATCAGTCTCGACTACGACGAGGACGTAGCGACCCTGACGGTAGACCGACCCGACCGACTCAACGCGCTCAACGTCGATACCCTCGAAGCAATCGAGGAGGCCCTCGCCGAGGCCGAGTCCGAGGACGTGGGCGCGCTGGTCCTCACCGGCGCGGGCGACGACGCCTTCATCGCCGGCGCGGACATCAGCTACATGCAGGACCTCTCGACGCCCGAAGCGCAGGCCTACGCCGAACTGGGCCACCGAGTCGCGGACAAAATCGAGACCTTCCCCGCGCCGGTCATCGCGGCCATCAACGGCTACGCCTTCGGCGGCGGGTGCGAACTCGCGCTGGCCTGTGACCTCCGGGTCGCCGCCGAGAGCGCGGTCCTCGGCCAGACCGAAATCGACCTCGGCATCATCCCCGGTTGGGGCGGCACCCAGCGCCTGCCCCGTCTCGTCGGCGACGAGATGGCACGCAGACTCATCTTCTTCGGCGAGCGCATCGACGCCCAAGACGCCAACGAACACGGCTTGGTCGGCGAAATCGTCGCTGGCGACCAACTCGACGACCACGTGGCCGAACTCGCCACCGACCTCGCGGCCAAGCCGACCTATGCGCTCTCTGCCGCCAAGGAAGCCCTGAATCAGGCCCACGAGACCGGGCAAGACGCCGGCCTGCGCTACGAGCGCAGACTCTGGAGCGGTCTGTTCGGCACCCACGACCAGCGCGAGGGGATGGAGGCCTTCCTCGAAGACCGCGAACCCGACTTCGAGTAA
- a CDS encoding Na+/H+ antiporter NhaC family protein, whose protein sequence is MVDTGEDPEDSVAEELADAEQARSGPRIEFYGGPAASAIPIALFIGWAVFQSGLMRIGDTTGLVAGMLVSLIVGMFFAKGDWKTYANTIFEGMTQRVAATAIVAWLWAGMFADTIQAGEFVSGLVWAAQALEVGPTLFPAITFVLAALLATGIGTGYGTVIAFVGLFFPAGVLLGANPTLLFGAILSGAVFGDNLAPVSDTTIVSAVTQDADIGGVVASRFKYASVAAVLAFSTYLLAGSAMSGVDVAGSADILSGQSEALGLVHLASIGVVIATAISGRHIVEAISWGLVVAVAANVVFGLASISEMLLFRAPASSDFAQALEFLPVVTTVPATSPDIGVYGTFYSGAAGFFPLIVLTLLIVAGARIMIRGGGFEAVQNFLLNRVATSVRRAETTMVLGTASVNAMITINTAAEIAIAPYVARIGERFNVNGYRRANILDANTSALGYIFPWAGGVLVGYTEMQGLVGEFDWFTQAMLVNPAEVWPFVFHGWFLFGVFIVSALTGFGLEYTTDRESEEVARV, encoded by the coding sequence ATGGTAGATACTGGGGAGGACCCAGAAGACTCAGTTGCGGAGGAATTGGCAGACGCTGAACAGGCCAGAAGCGGCCCCCGAATCGAATTCTACGGCGGTCCCGCCGCCAGCGCCATCCCCATCGCGCTGTTCATCGGGTGGGCCGTCTTCCAGAGCGGACTGATGCGAATCGGCGACACGACCGGACTCGTCGCCGGGATGCTCGTCTCGCTCATCGTCGGGATGTTCTTCGCCAAGGGCGACTGGAAGACCTACGCCAACACCATCTTCGAGGGGATGACCCAGCGGGTCGCCGCGACCGCAATCGTGGCGTGGCTCTGGGCGGGCATGTTCGCCGACACGATACAGGCCGGCGAGTTCGTCAGCGGTCTGGTCTGGGCCGCCCAAGCCCTCGAAGTCGGCCCAACGCTGTTCCCGGCCATCACGTTCGTTCTGGCGGCCCTGCTCGCCACCGGTATCGGCACGGGATACGGGACCGTCATCGCGTTCGTCGGACTGTTCTTCCCGGCGGGCGTCCTACTCGGCGCGAACCCGACCCTGCTGTTCGGCGCGATTCTCTCGGGAGCGGTGTTCGGCGACAACCTCGCGCCGGTCTCTGACACGACCATCGTGAGCGCCGTCACGCAGGACGCCGACATCGGCGGGGTGGTGGCCTCGCGGTTCAAGTACGCCAGCGTGGCGGCCGTGCTGGCGTTCTCGACCTACCTCCTCGCGGGGTCGGCGATGTCCGGCGTGGACGTTGCCGGAAGCGCGGACATCCTCAGCGGCCAGTCCGAGGCCCTCGGTCTGGTCCACCTTGCGTCCATCGGCGTCGTCATCGCTACCGCAATCAGCGGTCGGCACATCGTGGAAGCGATTTCGTGGGGCCTCGTCGTCGCGGTCGCGGCGAACGTCGTCTTCGGCCTCGCGTCGATTTCGGAGATGCTACTGTTCCGCGCACCGGCCAGTTCCGACTTCGCACAGGCGCTGGAGTTCCTGCCGGTCGTGACGACGGTGCCCGCCACCTCGCCGGACATCGGCGTCTACGGCACCTTCTACTCGGGCGCGGCCGGGTTCTTCCCGCTCATCGTCCTGACGCTCCTCATCGTGGCCGGCGCGCGCATCATGATTCGGGGCGGCGGCTTCGAGGCGGTCCAGAACTTCCTGCTCAATCGGGTCGCCACCAGCGTCCGGCGCGCCGAGACCACGATGGTTCTGGGCACGGCGTCGGTCAACGCGATGATTACCATCAACACCGCCGCGGAAATCGCCATCGCGCCCTACGTCGCCCGCATCGGCGAGCGATTCAACGTCAACGGCTACCGGCGCGCGAACATTCTCGACGCCAACACCTCGGCACTGGGCTACATCTTCCCGTGGGCCGGCGGCGTCCTCGTGGGCTACACCGAGATGCAGGGGCTGGTCGGCGAGTTCGACTGGTTCACGCAAGCGATGCTTGTCAACCCCGCGGAGGTCTGGCCCTTCGTCTTCCACGGGTGGTTCCTGTTCGGCGTGTTCATCGTCTCGGCGCTGACCGGGTTCGGGCTAGAGTACACGACTGACCGCGAGTCCGAGGAGGTGGCCCGCGTATGA